The stretch of DNA GTTATTGCGACAGGCAGTTGGTCCATTTCCCAATCCAGACAATAATCCAATCCCGCGCCACGCAGCAATCCCAATGTGCGCGAGCTTTGATTGCGGGCAGGCGATAGCCAGCCTTTGGGCGCGCTATGAAAACAAGACAGCGTTTCTGTTATGAGAGCTTTTTCTTCACTCGCTGATAGGCCTTCGTGGTGGATATGGTCTGTCGATAGGCCGTGGGCAATAATCTCGTGTCCTGCGTTTTTTATAGCGTCTATCAAAGGGGGATAACGTCTTGCGACCTCGCCGTTCACCGCAAAACTGGCTTTTACATCGGCGTTTTCCAGCGCTTCTAAAATACGAAACACGCCCACGCGGTTGCCGTAATCGCGCACCGTAAAATGCCGTAAATCAGGGTAGGGCGTGACCATGGCACCCGGATGTTTAAACGGCACCCCGCTGGGGTTTAATGGAAAAAACTCTAGCGGAATGATGAGAGAAACCGCGACTTTCGTGCCGTCTTTCCATTGTATATTTTTGCGCTCTGTTGATAGACGCCACTTATAAAATTCATGGTCTTGGCCATAGCCGCGCTTTGGATAGGTGAGGTAGGACTTATCCATGGCTAAACCCCGTCCCGCCCGTCGCTACGCCGCGCGCCTTAATATCATCAAGGGAGCTATCCCAATAATTATCGATAAAGTGCTTTGCAATCTCGCGTCCTGTTGCGAACCACACATCGTCGCGATGCGCGGTGATATGGGCGAGGGCTTGCTCGAACATCTTTATGCGGTTGGGTTGACTAACCAAATAGGCATGAAGGGGGATGCACATGACTGTGCCGCTACGTTCGCCTTCTAGTAATAATTGATCAAAATGACGTTTCAAAATATCGGCATAACGGTCCGGGTCCATACCCATGACGGAGTAAGTAATCACGTCATTAACCTCGAGAGAGTAAGGCATAGACACAAGCTTGCCCGTTTTCGTCTTAAGGGGCTGCGGTTGATCGTCTTGGAACAGGTCGCAACTATACCAAAAATCGTTTTCCGCAATCAGATCAAGCGTCGCTTCTGTATGGGTCAGGGCAGGGGCAAGATAACCGCGAATACGCTGCCCCGTGGCAGCCTCGACACTGCGAATGCTGTCATCAAGTACCGCTTGCTCTTGGTCGGGCGATAGGCCGTAGCTATAGCGCGTGTTATAAATACCGTGGCTAAAAAACTCCCAATCGCGCCGCGCGCAATCCTCAACGATCTCTGGATGATGATCACACAGCGCAACGTTTAAGCTGACTGAGCCACGAAGCTTGTGGCGGTCGAGGAGCTCCATA from Fretibacter rubidus encodes:
- a CDS encoding polysaccharide deacetylase family protein; the encoded protein is MKADPNLYDYWPYANRPKITWPGGKKLAFWIAPNIEFYEFMPPGNPQRSPWPNAVPNVQQYSQRDFGNRVGHLRLMELLDRHKLRGSVSLNVALCDHHPEIVEDCARRDWEFFSHGIYNTRYSYGLSPDQEQAVLDDSIRSVEAATGQRIRGYLAPALTHTEATLDLIAENDFWYSCDLFQDDQPQPLKTKTGKLVSMPYSLEVNDVITYSVMGMDPDRYADILKRHFDQLLLEGERSGTVMCIPLHAYLVSQPNRIKMFEQALAHITAHRDDVWFATGREIAKHFIDNYWDSSLDDIKARGVATGGTGFSHG
- a CDS encoding polysaccharide deacetylase family protein, translating into MDKSYLTYPKRGYGQDHEFYKWRLSTERKNIQWKDGTKVAVSLIIPLEFFPLNPSGVPFKHPGAMVTPYPDLRHFTVRDYGNRVGVFRILEALENADVKASFAVNGEVARRYPPLIDAIKNAGHEIIAHGLSTDHIHHEGLSASEEKALITETLSCFHSAPKGWLSPARNQSSRTLGLLRGAGLDYCLDWEMDQLPVAITTDVTLIPNSYELSDFTLLHTRRQTEESWLKQIQDAIELLVSEHTRFGGQMLGLTLTPYVIGQPFRIWALRALLAHVKDNPEVNTLTAGEINQQFVSQNANPS